From the Bacillus sp. SM2101 genome, one window contains:
- the namA gene encoding NADPH dehydrogenase NamA, translating into MESALFSPHIIKGVTLKNRIVMSPMCMYSCFEEDGKVTNWHLTHYTSRAVGQVGLVMIEATAVKPEGRISANDLGIWDAAHVEGLKQLTNQIHKNGSHAAIQLAHAGRKSQVEGAIYGPSPIAFDHKSRVPIEMTKADIDDVIQAFALAARRSKEAGFDIIEIHSAHGYLLNEFLSPLTNKRTDEYGGNLANRYRLLKEVIDAVKSEWSGPLFVRVSANEYDNQGNSIENYVQIAQMMKGQGVDLIDCSSGAVIPTRFDVFPGYQVSYAETIKRNAHIQTGAVGLITTGIQAEEILKNGRADLIFIGRELLRNPYWPKTAAQELGVTVEGPGQYSRAW; encoded by the coding sequence ATGGAGTCAGCTTTATTTTCTCCCCACATAATAAAAGGCGTTACTTTAAAAAATAGAATTGTAATGTCTCCAATGTGTATGTATTCATGTTTTGAGGAAGATGGGAAAGTAACAAATTGGCATCTAACTCATTATACTAGCCGAGCCGTTGGACAAGTGGGTTTAGTCATGATTGAAGCAACAGCAGTAAAGCCAGAAGGTAGGATATCTGCAAATGATTTAGGTATTTGGGATGCTGCTCACGTTGAAGGTCTCAAACAACTTACAAATCAAATACATAAAAATGGCTCACATGCAGCTATCCAACTCGCACATGCAGGCAGAAAGTCGCAAGTTGAAGGAGCTATATACGGACCATCACCAATTGCTTTTGATCATAAAAGTCGTGTGCCTATTGAAATGACCAAGGCCGACATTGATGATGTAATTCAAGCATTTGCTTTAGCAGCTCGCCGCTCTAAAGAGGCAGGATTTGATATTATTGAAATCCATTCTGCTCACGGCTATTTATTAAATGAGTTTCTCTCTCCACTAACTAATAAACGAACCGATGAGTATGGTGGAAATTTAGCAAATCGTTATCGTTTATTGAAAGAAGTAATTGATGCTGTCAAATCAGAATGGTCTGGACCATTATTTGTAAGAGTTTCAGCTAATGAATATGATAATCAGGGGAATTCTATTGAAAATTATGTTCAAATTGCTCAGATGATGAAAGGACAAGGCGTTGATTTAATTGATTGTAGCTCAGGCGCTGTAATTCCAACTAGATTCGATGTATTTCCTGGCTATCAAGTCTCTTATGCAGAAACCATTAAACGAAACGCTCATATCCAAACAGGTGCAGTTGGCTTAATTACAACTGGCATACAAGCTGAAGAAATTCTGAAAAATGGCCGCGCAGATTTAATTTTCATCGGACGTGAATTGTTGCGCAACCCATATTGGCCCAAAACAGCTGCCCAAGAATTAGGGGTAACAGTTGAAGGCCCTGGGCAGTACAGCCGTGCATGGTGA